The Cellulophaga sp. RHA19 genome includes the window GCATCTAAAGAGATATCACTTAAAGCAATAGGATCTTTAATATCTATATGACCTTCTACTTCAGTGCTATTTCCTTCTTCATCTGTAACAACCAACTCTATGTGGTACTCACCAGCAGGTACATTAGATGGTACATCTATGTGCTCATGAAATGTAGGATTAATTACTTGGTAGTTAGCACCAGTATAAACTTTTTCAAAATCCCATTCTTCTTCACCTTCACCAACTTCTAAGTCGTGTGCATGAATGCTAATAGCAATACTTTTTACAGTAGCTTCTGCATTAATTTTTGCTTCTAAATGAATGTCAGAACCTCTATAAACGTACTGTTCTGTAGAATGGTCACCACCTTCGCCATACTCAAAATCTGTAATTAAAGGAGCATTTAAAGCATTAGAATCATCATCACTACTACATGATTGTAAAAAGAGTCCTAGAAAAGCAACGATTGCTAAAAATTTAAAATTTGCCTTTTTAATGTTTGTTTTCATTTTTTTAATTTTAATTGTTGTTTGTATTTATTTAAATGGAATTGTTAATGACACCGAAATGTTTCTACCAGCTTCAGGAACATCTATCAGCCTATAAAAACTAGTGTGATTGTAATATTTGGTATTGAATACGTTATTTAATTTTAGTCTTAAATCTACTGGAGCACTGTTTTTAAAAATGTTCATTTTTGATGTAAACGACATATGCAGCACATTGTAACCGTCTGTAGTCTGCTCTGGAGGTACAATTTCTTCTTGTGCTGCAGTAATTTTATAATCTACAGAGATTAGAGGTCTTTTAAAAAATGAAAAATCTTTAAATTGATAAGAGGCAGAAAATAGACCAGATAATGGAGGTGAAAAAGGGAGTGTAAAATCTTTTTTTAACCCACTAGTTTGCCTAGAGTACACATATTCTGCAGATGCGCTTAGTGTTACATTTTTTATAACTGTGGTACTTGCATTAAATTCTCCGCCAAACCTAAAAACTTTGCTTTGTGTGTATTCGTAAATTTGTAATGTTTCAAAATAATTTGAGGTTGGATTTAAGTATATGTAGTTCTCAAATAAATTAATAAAAGGGCTAATGCCTAAACTAAACTGTTTTTTAGTGTGATTTATATCTAAGTCTAGTTGATAAGCTACCTCTGGTTTTAAGTCTAAATTTCCTTTCTCAAACCTATACATATGATAATTAACACCGTCTGATGCCAACTCGTTAGCTAGTGGCATCCTAAAGCTTTTACCAAGGTTTATTTTGTAAGTTGTATTGTTGTTAATATAGCTAAGACCAACAGAAGCACTTAAGTTATTAAAGTTTAAACTTTTGTTTTTAGAGCGTTGTAAATATTCTTGGGAGGTAGAGCCATCATTGTTTTTTACAGTAGAAGGAAACCAATCATAATACGCTTTAGTGTCTATAATACCATAGTCATAACGTGCACCAGCTAGTAGGTGTAAATTAGAGTTAATTTTAAACTGATCATACCCAAAAGCACCAACAGTAAAACGATTATATTCAGGAATTAAAAATCCCCAACCACCAATAGTGTTGTTTTGCAGTTCCATATTTACACCCATTACCATATGGTGTTTGTTATGAATGTTAAATGCATCTCTGGCATTTAAAGTGTAGGTATTTTTAGTAAAAACACGTTCTTTAGTATTTGGTGGCTTGGGCATATACCCATGCGGAATAGGTTCTGAGTGTTCTTCTCTTTTGTTGTTCTGAAAACCTAAATCAAAATGTAAAATATGTTCACCTGTGTTTACAGTAGTGTTATTGCTAACTCTAAAATGATTTACTTTGTGGTAGGGTAAATCTATATCTCTGTTAGAGGTATCATAATCTATTTTAGATGTTCTAACCTCTAAACCATGTGCATTTGCAAAAAATCCGTTTTTAGCATTTACATTGCTAAATAGTGTTTCTGTTTTTATATTATCTGCAACGTAACCAATACTAACACTGGCATTGGCCTCTTTACCAGCAGTGTTTCTTAAATTATTTTTATGAAGCTCAAAAATGTAATTTTCATAATTAATTTTAGATGTAGGTACTTTGTAGTCACCATAATCTCTATATGTTAATCTTGTACGATAAAACCATTTTTCTTTTCTAGATGTTAAGCCTACAGATACACCAAGTAAGTCGTTATTACTTTCTCCAAGAATATTTAGGTCGCCATTAAAAGAGTTTTGTAATGGTATTTTATTTGGTTGAATATTAACAACGCCTGCAATAGCATCTGACCCAAAAAGTAATGAAGCCGGACCTTTTATAATTTGTATGTTTTCAATTCCTTGTTGGTCTATTTCAAGTCCGTGATCGTTACCCCATTGTTGAGCCTCGTGTTTAATACCGTTTTGCACCACAGCAACTCTATTAAAACCAAGCCCTCTTATAACGGGTTTACTTTGTCCAGAACCAATATTTATAGTACTAACACCAGGTATTTTACTTAAAGTCTGCATAAGACTGTTTTCTCTGTTTTTATCTAGAAATTCTTTGCTAACTGTATGTGTAACTATTGGAGATTCTTTTGCTTTTCTACGTTTAGTTTTTCCTGTAACTGCTACTTCATTTAAAACGGTAGAAGACTCTTTTAAAAGTACTTTAATGTGTTTGTTAGCATTATTTTTTAAATTAATAGTAACAGTTTCTGAAGCATAACCTACGTGAGATATAGTAATAGAACTAGTTTGTTTTTTGTTGTTTTTAATAATAAACTCTCCTGTAGAAGAAGAAACGGCAAATAAATTATTACCCGTAATATTAGCACCTTCTATAGGTTTTAAGGTATTGGCATCTAGCACAGATCCTTTTATCTTAAAAGAATTTTGCGCTGTTGCAGTAGAACATATGCTAATAAATAAGCATATACTCAGCATTTTATAAAGCATAATTAGCTGTTATGTATTGTTATAATGGTATTTAACTAATAAATATGTCTATAGCTTTATGTGTAGTTTAACATTCATAAGGTTAGCATTGTAACAAAGCAAACTAGCTCAATTACAAAATAAACACACAACTATAAAAGACAATTAGCAGTAAGGCGGAGGAGGTCTACAAAATAACTGAACACTACTATCTGGGTTAGAAAAGTAAACATTGTAACCTTTAGTAATTTTTTGTGCTAAAATAGGTTTTAGCTTACAAACTTCTGTAAAAGTAAAGTTTACAGAAAGTATGGGAGTATTGTTTTGTACAGTTATATAATCGCAAATAGCACAGTCTGTATGCTCATCATGATTGTCTAAGTGAGTTATAGAGTGTAGTCCTGCTATTTTCATTGTAAAGAAAAGGGCAAGTAACAAATATGTAATGCTATTTTTAAACTGATGTAATTTCATAAATTACTACAAACAATACTTTTATATTACAACTATGTTGCGTTAACTGAGTGCAAATATATTATTATTTTATTTTAATGCAACTAAAGCGCAATAATAAAAATTTTAAAAAGTATGGAGCAAAAACTAAGTAGCATATTTCTAATATATTAAGTGTTTATAGTACTTTTTGAAGAATAGATATAAAAGTATTATTGGATGTAATAATGTGTTTTTTGATCAGTTTTACGGTTAAAAATCACTAATAAACCAAAAGTTATATAAAAACACTATAAAACCGTATTTTTGCACGCTATGGAAGAATGGTATCATTACCTACTATTAATTGTAGTTGGTTTTGCAGTAGGATTTATTAATACAGTTGCAGGTGGAGGATCCTTA containing:
- a CDS encoding DUF4625 domain-containing protein, with translation MKTNIKKANFKFLAIVAFLGLFLQSCSSDDDSNALNAPLITDFEYGEGGDHSTEQYVYRGSDIHLEAKINAEATVKSIAISIHAHDLEVGEGEEEWDFEKVYTGANYQVINPTFHEHIDVPSNVPAGEYHIELVVTDEEGNSTEVEGHIDIKDPIALSDISLDASVVRGKDFHAEFMINAVNGIHNITVDIHAHGLTLKDGEEEWDFEKEYLEKYHEKTEAEFHEHIDVPATAPAGEYHMVFTVEDEDGNTKKYDTHIDVTE
- a CDS encoding TonB-dependent receptor; this translates as MLSICLFISICSTATAQNSFKIKGSVLDANTLKPIEGANITGNNLFAVSSSTGEFIIKNNKKQTSSITISHVGYASETVTINLKNNANKHIKVLLKESSTVLNEVAVTGKTKRRKAKESPIVTHTVSKEFLDKNRENSLMQTLSKIPGVSTINIGSGQSKPVIRGLGFNRVAVVQNGIKHEAQQWGNDHGLEIDQQGIENIQIIKGPASLLFGSDAIAGVVNIQPNKIPLQNSFNGDLNILGESNNDLLGVSVGLTSRKEKWFYRTRLTYRDYGDYKVPTSKINYENYIFELHKNNLRNTAGKEANASVSIGYVADNIKTETLFSNVNAKNGFFANAHGLEVRTSKIDYDTSNRDIDLPYHKVNHFRVSNNTTVNTGEHILHFDLGFQNNKREEHSEPIPHGYMPKPPNTKERVFTKNTYTLNARDAFNIHNKHHMVMGVNMELQNNTIGGWGFLIPEYNRFTVGAFGYDQFKINSNLHLLAGARYDYGIIDTKAYYDWFPSTVKNNDGSTSQEYLQRSKNKSLNFNNLSASVGLSYINNNTTYKINLGKSFRMPLANELASDGVNYHMYRFEKGNLDLKPEVAYQLDLDINHTKKQFSLGISPFINLFENYIYLNPTSNYFETLQIYEYTQSKVFRFGGEFNASTTVIKNVTLSASAEYVYSRQTSGLKKDFTLPFSPPLSGLFSASYQFKDFSFFKRPLISVDYKITAAQEEIVPPEQTTDGYNVLHMSFTSKMNIFKNSAPVDLRLKLNNVFNTKYYNHTSFYRLIDVPEAGRNISVSLTIPFK